The Pedococcus dokdonensis region TCACCGTCGGGCAGGTCCTCCAGGTGCCCACCGGAGAGTCGTCCACCGGCGCCCAATCAGATACACAGATGGCGGGACACGTGGTGACTGTCCGCCGCGGCGATACCCTGTCGCAGATCGCGCAGGAGCAGCTCGGGAACGGCGACAAGTACCCCGAGATCTTCGAGGCATCCAAGGACGCCGTGCAGCCCGACGGTCGACACCTGAGCGACCCCGACCTGATCCTGCCCGGCTGGAAGCTGTCCATCCCGGCCATGAAGGCAGCCGCCTCAGAGACGCCCGGCCCGCACCGCGAGCAGACCGGCACCGAGCACCCCCGACCCGGATCCTCCGAGCCGGCCGCCCCAGCCCAGCCGACCCCGCGGGCAGCTGCCCCACAGGCGGCACCGGAGTCGCCGACCACGCCACGGGCGGACGCGCCGACAGTCCAGCAACCAGAGCCCACCCCCGCGGCCACCAGCGGTGACACCCACGACGACGCTGACCCCCGGCATGGGGCGTGGATGCTGGCCGGTCTGACCGGTGGGGGAGCGATGCTGGCCGGCGCCATGTTGCTGGCACTGCGCGGCCGCCGCAAAGCCCAGTTCCGGGCCCGACGCCCGGGGCGCACCATCGCCGCCCCTGAGCCGCTGCTCGCACCCGTGGAGAAGACACTCACCGCGGCCGGCGGCCCGGCGAGCGTCGACGTCGAGGTCATGGACGAGGCCCTGCGACGCCTCGCCGCGGCGACTGCCGCCTCGACCGCGCCCATGCCGGAGCTGGCCGCCGTGGAGCTGGCCCAGCGTGCCCTGACCTTGCACCTTTCGACCCCCACCACACTGGAAGGACCCTGGGTCGGGAGCGCCGACCAGCTGCACTGGACCCTGCCCGCCGGGGCCGACCTGCGCGACATCGGTCCGCTCACCCCCGACCAGCCCGCCCCGTACCCGTTGCTGGTCACCATCGGTGCCGGCGACGACGGCAGCGTGTGGATGCTCAACATCGAGGACCTTGACCTGAGCATCACCGGGGACGCCACGTTCGGGCGCGACTTCGCCCGGTACCTGGCCGCCGAGATCGCCTGCAACCCCTGGTCGCACGGGGTCCGCGTCGACCTGGTCGGCGTCGCACACGAGGTCGCGGACATGAACACCGACCGCATTCGCGTCCACACCGGCGGTGAACCGGATCCGGCGGCGGAGGCCCTGGCCGACGCCATCACCATGATCGACCGCAGCGCCGAAGCCGACGCCGACATCGCCACCGCCCGGGCACGCCAAGACGGCGCCGACGCTTGGCCGGCGCGGCTCCTGTTGGTCGACGCGAATGAGGGGATCGAAGCCTCACCCGGTGAGTCCGCGGCACGTGAGCTGCCACCAGCCCTGGAGCAGCTGCTTCAGACCGTCTACCGGCACCCCGGTCAGACAGGCACATGCGTGGTCGTCCGCGGCGAGCGGGAGGGCACCCCGGGCCTGGTCCTGCGCGTCACCGGCAACGGCCGGGTTAGCCTCCCTCATGCGGGCCTCGACCTGATTGCCGTCGGCTTGACCAGGGATGAAGCCCAAGGCTGCGCCGCCCTCCTGGCGCAGAGCGAGGACCTGTCCGACGCACCCGTGCCCGTCGACCAGCACGCCCGCGACGGGTGGCGGGCCTGGTCGGACGAGGCCGGAGCATTGCGTGAAGAACACACCACCGCGCGACACGCCCCGGCCGACGAGGACGCCCGGGCGGGCTCGCTCCTGCAGCACGACGACCAGGACTATCTGCGCAAGGGCGCCACCACGCGCGACGACCTCGAGACCCTCGCGCCCAAGGTGCCGCAGCGGGTGCGCGACGCCGTGGCCGACGCTGACCCCACCTTGGGTGACGACCTGGCGATGTGGTGGTCCCAGGACTGCCCCCTGCCCAGGCTGACCCTGCTCGGACCGGTCGCCGCCCGGACCCGCGGCACCCCGGTCACCAAGCGCAAGCCGTACTACACCGAGATGCTCGCCTACCTGGCCACCCGAGCACACGGGGCGACCCCGGAAGAGCTGGCCGACGCCTTCAGCATCACGCCGGCCAAGGCCCGGGACTATGTCCGCATCGTCCGCGACTGGCTCGGCACGAACCCGCGAACCGGGCAGGCCCACCTGCCCGACGCACGGAAGGCGCCAGCGGCGATCGCCAGAGGTGTCGGCGTGTACGAGGTTCTCGACCTGCTCGTTGACGCGGACCTCTTCCGCAGGCTCCGCGTTCGGGGCGAGTCGCGCGGACCGGACGGCGTCGACGACCTCCGCAAGGCACTTCGACTGGTCCAGGGCCGGCCCTTCGATCGGCTCCGCGACGGCGGATGGTCTTTCCTGTCCGAGGGCGACCGCCTCGACCAGCACATGGTCTGCGCCATCGTCGACGTCGCGCACCTCGTCACCACCTACAGCCTCCAGGCCGGAGATACCCGCCAAGCCCGGCTGGCCGCAGAAACGGCGGCCATCGCGGCCCCCGACGAGGAGATCCCCAGGCTGGATCTCGCCGCGGTCGCCGACGCCGAAGGTCACCCCCGCGAGGCAGAGCGGATCCTGCGCGACGAGGTGTGCAACCGCACCGACGACGAGTGCGCCCCGCCCGAACTCTCGGACCGAACCAAGCGAGTCATAGCCACACGCGAATGGCACGAGCGGACCCGAAAGGCCGGCTGACCGAGCCAGAGTGTCAGCAGCCCCAAGCCCCTCCAGCAGTCACAATCGGGTCGCGTGCGGACCAGTGTCGAACCGCCCACTAAGGGCGCCCCCTCGCGCCGCGGGCAATAGGACGCCACCGTCGCTCCTTGCCCTTGTCATCGAGGATGGCTCCGCACTCAGTCTCATATGCCTGTAGATGGGCGGCCGGACGAACCAGGTCAATCGGCGGGCGGCTGCGACGCGGACGTAGATCCATCCCATACGAGAAGCCGCCGGGTCGAAGCAATCAGTGCTTTTCCCGACTCATCGCGCTCGATCTCTGGTTCGCGAAGTGCCTGCCATCCCGCGTCGAATCCGAACTTTGTCGCCTCGCCGACGGGGTTTTGGATTCGGTGAATCACTGCAGCGTCGTCGTCCTCCGCGTGCTCCACCACGTACAACCAGAAGTCGTCTGGGTGGGTGCGGTTCTCCTCGAGCTGTGTTGCCGACATCCAGACGCCGAAACCAGTCCACGCTCCGCCGATTGACTTGATCTCGATGCGACGAAGAACGGCGCCATCTGAGTCCTTGGAGAGAATGTCGTAGCCGGGGTTGTTGTGAGCTTGCTCCTCTGGGGTCCGGCCGCAGGATCTCTCGTACTCGAGGACACGGCGGACGCCCGCGATATCCACAGGTGACTTCTCAGGCGCCTCGTCGCCGCCGTCGTCGTGGCCTTGGTCCTCGTCGTCGAACGACACGAAGGAAGCCATGTGAGTCCGCCGTTGCCCACTGCCTGAGCGACGTTGGGGGCGCTTCCGGCTCGAGTTGGTCGATGACGGTGTGCCATCGCCGTCCGCGTTACCTCCCGGCTCGGACGCTGCGTCGAGGGCCGCGTAGTCCGTTGAATCGTCGTCCGAGGAAACGGGCGGGTCATCGAGCTGATTTGAGGCGAGGTCCGGGTCGGACGGGGTAAGGGGGTCGAGGTCGAGATCTTCGACCTCGACCGAAGTCTGGCTGCCCACGCGCTCCCACTCCGTGTGGTCCAGATCCCGCACCCCGTACTCGTCGAGGACAGTCATCGCACCAGTGAGATCGGAGGCAGTCAGAACTTCCAGGATGGATGGCGCCAGGGAGCTGACGTCGATGCCGGGGGCGATGCAAAGCGCGATCTCTCGAGCAATGTGACGGTTGGGGGTCTCCGTTCGAACGATCAGGCGGTTTTCGTCGGGTAGGTAGATCGCTTCCGTTGGTCGGGGAGGATCGACCTGATGCTGGTGCGCGAATCGTGTGACGTACTCGACGGTGAGGTCAGGCATTACCTCGATACCCGTCTCGGCCAGTCGGTTGAGGTCGTACTGGGCCCCGTCCTCTACGCGCTGCGCCTCCGCAAGACGCTCGAGTGCCGGCCTGCGGTCGTCCACAAGCGCAGCAAGCGACGACGCTTCAGTCGAAGGCGCCCCTTCATTGATGCACGGAGTGATCACTTCCTCGGCAGGTCGAACCCCGGCTGCCGCCAACGCACGATGAGTGGACCGGTCACGCCGAATCAGGTTGTCCCTGATCAGAAGGATGGTCTCGGCAAGCCGACGGCCGTCTGCGAAAAGGAGCAGTTCGGGCTTCTCCAGCACGTCACGTGGGCCCACGGCGGACCTGATCGCTCCGAGCCTAGGCAGCGTGTCTGCTGACTCATGCAGATGCTGGTCGAGCAGTTCCCAGCAGCGATGGACAACCCGCTTGGCATCCTCATCGAGCCGTGTATTGCCAGCAGCTCGGCTGATTCGGCGCAGTGTTTCCTCGACGTGAGCCGGTTGCGCTGACTCGCTGACCCCGACCCGATCGAAGAAGGCTTGGTAATCGCGGTGGCCGGGCGCAAGAACATGTGCCCACTCGCCGAGTCCGGGATCTGACCAAAAGACGGTGTTGGGCTCCACGAACACCCCATCGCCGATTTGAACGCAAGGTTCGCGGCTCAGCGCCCTGACGGCGTGCTCCTCCTTCGCCTGCCCAAGAGCGCGGTACACCTCGGGGTGCAACCGGCTGTTGCCAGATACGCAGTGGCGCAGGTGGGCGATGACCATGGCTGTTGCCGGCGTCCTCTGGACCCCCAGCCATTCCAGGACCGGGGCGAGTCGACCTTGGTCGGTCACATGGAGCGCCAGCTTCTTGCCCTGCGACTCAAATAGGTATCGCTGGAACGTTGCAAAGACTTGGTCCGGCTTGTCGCGGCCACCTCCCTCGCAGGGGAGCCAGGCTGCGGACTGTAGCGATCGCAACGAACCGGAAACGGTTTCTGACTCGGGCGGGTTGGGGAGAGCATCAAGGATCGCCAGAACGACGTCTGCGTCCGGGGTCACGTCTTGCTCTCCGAGTCTGAACGCAGCCTCGTTCAGAACCTCATTGCTCGGATGTGCCGACACCCCAAGCCACACGAGCGTCTCGAGAAGGTGCGACGCCATACCGCGAGTGTCGGCGATGGGCGCTTCAGGTGCGATGAGGGTAAGCGCCGGGTTGGGCAGGTGGACGTTGTGGGCCGGATGTAGTCCGTCGGAGCAGGGGACGAGCGGTGTCTGGCGGAGAATCTCGCGGGCGCCCGGTGTCTGGTCCAGCTCGACGCGGTGGCGCTGAATGATCTCGAGCACTTGCCGTGCTTGATCGGTGCTGAGGCCATTGACCGCAGCCGGCGCAACATGGCGCAGCAGGTACTCCACGGCGTCGAGCTCCCGGGCTCCGAGTAGGCGCAAGAGGTCGGTATGGCCGGCGGTCTTGTCACGGTCCACAACGTCGGCGACGCCAAGGAGGTCGTCAAAGTCGGACGACAGCGACAGTTCCGTGAGCGGCCGGAGTTCGCCACCGGTGCTCGGGAAGAGGGGAAGAGCGCTGACGCGGGCTCGAAGCTCTTGAGCCAGGGCCGCCCGGTGGTTGTCCAGCCAGTCAAGCACCAGGTCGGGCGCAACTTCGAGAGCGGCTGGATCGGCTTCGAAGATCGCGACCGCTCGCTCAGGGTTGATGTCGTCGCAGAGGTCGATAAGGTTAGGACAGAGTCCAGCCAATCTCTCTGTGTCCACGATCTTCAGGTCGGGGTCGAGAAGTTCGAACAGCGCGCGGTCGTCCTCCTCGAGTTTAGATACCCGGCTCGCAGCCGCGAACGTTCCGTCCACGCAGGGGACGATCGCCACGCCAGCGATACTGGAGTTGGCCAGCAGCGACTTGCCACGCTCTTGAAGGTGGTTGACCAAGCGCAGGAGCGCGTCGACGTCATCAGCGGTGAGCAGTGCGTCGTCGCGCTCCGGCTCCCACGCCTCAGCTATCCCGGATTTCTCCAGGGCCGAAACAACATCGGAGATCCCGAGGAGGCTCATGCCGTACTGTGTCAGCGTCGTCTGCCTAGCTAGCGGGCGAATCGACGGCGCGAGGACCGGGACGCCTAGTCGGAGCAGGACCTCTACAGCGTCGTACTCTTCCTCGTCTCGTGGCACGAGCGTGCCGGCCGGCAAGACGCCGGTGTCGTCGGCAAGTAGCGCGATCCGCGATGCGGAAGCGAGCTCCTTCGCCCGTTCGAAGAACTCGCTGAACACCGCCGGGTATTCATCCTTGGCGATGTCGCGGTTGACCCTCTCAACGTCCACCAGGTAGTTCCACGCGACTCGGTGGCCGAGCTCCTGTGCGATGGTCTCCAGGTTGTCGGCGACAAGGACGGCTGCGGCATCAATAAGGATGTCGTTCCACTTGCCGCGAAACCCTCGGCTATCGAACTCCACTCCCTTCCGG contains the following coding sequences:
- a CDS encoding LysM peptidoglycan-binding domain-containing protein, coding for MTLRTRLTGLIAALTIVAIVIALPITLLAVGANPLPDTWPTLDQARTALTSPDDGTLALGALRVLGWAAWLFLTGSIALEILARARGVRAPRLPGLHAPQAAAAGLVGAAILLFVTAPLTGTPAQAAPMTTHVTTQTVTNAAARAATPVTGADQGSPTPEPARATPSHTHATTARPDPATVEHVVERGETLWSLAERYLGAGIRYTELADLNRDVLGPNPGFLTVGQVLQVPTGESSTGAQSDTQMAGHVVTVRRGDTLSQIAQEQLGNGDKYPEIFEASKDAVQPDGRHLSDPDLILPGWKLSIPAMKAAASETPGPHREQTGTEHPRPGSSEPAAPAQPTPRAAAPQAAPESPTTPRADAPTVQQPEPTPAATSGDTHDDADPRHGAWMLAGLTGGGAMLAGAMLLALRGRRKAQFRARRPGRTIAAPEPLLAPVEKTLTAAGGPASVDVEVMDEALRRLAAATAASTAPMPELAAVELAQRALTLHLSTPTTLEGPWVGSADQLHWTLPAGADLRDIGPLTPDQPAPYPLLVTIGAGDDGSVWMLNIEDLDLSITGDATFGRDFARYLAAEIACNPWSHGVRVDLVGVAHEVADMNTDRIRVHTGGEPDPAAEALADAITMIDRSAEADADIATARARQDGADAWPARLLLVDANEGIEASPGESAARELPPALEQLLQTVYRHPGQTGTCVVVRGEREGTPGLVLRVTGNGRVSLPHAGLDLIAVGLTRDEAQGCAALLAQSEDLSDAPVPVDQHARDGWRAWSDEAGALREEHTTARHAPADEDARAGSLLQHDDQDYLRKGATTRDDLETLAPKVPQRVRDAVADADPTLGDDLAMWWSQDCPLPRLTLLGPVAARTRGTPVTKRKPYYTEMLAYLATRAHGATPEELADAFSITPAKARDYVRIVRDWLGTNPRTGQAHLPDARKAPAAIARGVGVYEVLDLLVDADLFRRLRVRGESRGPDGVDDLRKALRLVQGRPFDRLRDGGWSFLSEGDRLDQHMVCAIVDVAHLVTTYSLQAGDTRQARLAAETAAIAAPDEEIPRLDLAAVADAEGHPREAERILRDEVCNRTDDECAPPELSDRTKRVIATREWHERTRKAG
- a CDS encoding DUF3883 domain-containing protein, which gives rise to MAGTASEPTTLSRASDHLGNLANILKDLGGGGTLLHELTQNANDAEADRITFVASHQELTVWNSAVFTDCGHQEKSKRCPWKVDEGRRSCDLHSFREVAGRHKADDARTTGAFGVGFTAVYQVTDHPEVLTAGRHLILDESRDENKRIVLCPGGCPRDHASAGTTFYLPWARQHTPLRRDLSAPPLTDADVARLVDELHDAAGAALVFLDRTQVLSIESPERTSKVGRRQQGNRITITVNGDSSEWLLLEGEAEGADRLKEEYEPDSSRSSLVQVAVPVEESVVGRIFADLPTETRTGWSGHVNATFFPRQDRKGVEFDSRGFRGKWNDILIDAAAVLVADNLETIAQELGHRVAWNYLVDVERVNRDIAKDEYPAVFSEFFERAKELASASRIALLADDTGVLPAGTLVPRDEEEYDAVEVLLRLGVPVLAPSIRPLARQTTLTQYGMSLLGISDVVSALEKSGIAEAWEPERDDALLTADDVDALLRLVNHLQERGKSLLANSSIAGVAIVPCVDGTFAAASRVSKLEEDDRALFELLDPDLKIVDTERLAGLCPNLIDLCDDINPERAVAIFEADPAALEVAPDLVLDWLDNHRAALAQELRARVSALPLFPSTGGELRPLTELSLSSDFDDLLGVADVVDRDKTAGHTDLLRLLGARELDAVEYLLRHVAPAAVNGLSTDQARQVLEIIQRHRVELDQTPGAREILRQTPLVPCSDGLHPAHNVHLPNPALTLIAPEAPIADTRGMASHLLETLVWLGVSAHPSNEVLNEAAFRLGEQDVTPDADVVLAILDALPNPPESETVSGSLRSLQSAAWLPCEGGGRDKPDQVFATFQRYLFESQGKKLALHVTDQGRLAPVLEWLGVQRTPATAMVIAHLRHCVSGNSRLHPEVYRALGQAKEEHAVRALSREPCVQIGDGVFVEPNTVFWSDPGLGEWAHVLAPGHRDYQAFFDRVGVSESAQPAHVEETLRRISRAAGNTRLDEDAKRVVHRCWELLDQHLHESADTLPRLGAIRSAVGPRDVLEKPELLLFADGRRLAETILLIRDNLIRRDRSTHRALAAAGVRPAEEVITPCINEGAPSTEASSLAALVDDRRPALERLAEAQRVEDGAQYDLNRLAETGIEVMPDLTVEYVTRFAHQHQVDPPRPTEAIYLPDENRLIVRTETPNRHIAREIALCIAPGIDVSSLAPSILEVLTASDLTGAMTVLDEYGVRDLDHTEWERVGSQTSVEVEDLDLDPLTPSDPDLASNQLDDPPVSSDDDSTDYAALDAASEPGGNADGDGTPSSTNSSRKRPQRRSGSGQRRTHMASFVSFDDEDQGHDDGGDEAPEKSPVDIAGVRRVLEYERSCGRTPEEQAHNNPGYDILSKDSDGAVLRRIEIKSIGGAWTGFGVWMSATQLEENRTHPDDFWLYVVEHAEDDDAAVIHRIQNPVGEATKFGFDAGWQALREPEIERDESGKALIASTRRLLVWDGSTSASQPPAD